A single window of Sphingobacterium sp. ML3W DNA harbors:
- a CDS encoding lactate dehydrogenase produces the protein MKVVVYSIQTHEKELLAVANGKMHDLTLIANGLNEETKVYASGKDVVVISGADILKSSMIQTLKSMGVARIMTRTLGTDHIDLVEAGNLDIQVANTPFEDQSPKGIAEQTIRNLNLWGAGKCVGTACCCLKDCPVKS, from the coding sequence ATGAAAGTAGTTGTTTATAGTATTCAGACTCATGAAAAGGAGTTGTTAGCAGTAGCCAATGGCAAAATGCATGATTTGACATTAATCGCCAATGGCCTTAATGAAGAAACTAAAGTGTATGCTTCGGGAAAGGATGTTGTGGTCATTTCGGGAGCTGATATTTTGAAGTCTTCCATGATCCAGACCTTAAAAAGTATGGGGGTGGCCAGAATTATGACACGTACCTTAGGAACCGATCATATTGATTTGGTGGAAGCGGGAAATTTAGATATACAAGTAGCCAATACGCCATTTGAAGATCAAAGTCCAAAAGGAATTGCAGAACAAACGATCCGTAATTTGAATTTGTGGGGCGCAGGAAAATGCGTAGGTACCGCTTGTTGCTGTTTGAAAGATTGTCCTGTAAAATCATAG
- the hemN gene encoding oxygen-independent coproporphyrinogen III oxidase → MIDNTSESRLQALIEKYNVAAPRYTSYPTVPFWDNDHFSPDEWSTRVYHSYQKSKDAGISLYIHLPFCESLCTYCGCNTRITKNHRVEIPYITSLLKEWGMYTAILKDGAPLISEIHLGGGTPTFFAPEHLAKLINGIKAQAQIAKDASFSFEAHPGNTTYEHLAVLYQLGFRRLSLGIQDFDPLVQFTINRKQEVADVQRVMREARTLGYTSINFDLIYGLPKQNLATITDTLKASLKLNPDRISFYSYAHVPWIKPGQRHYTEEDLPRGEEKLALYTAGKKLIQEAGYEDVGMDHFARIGDELFLAFQQERLHRNFMGYADRYRPLLIGLGVSSISDSWDGFAQNAKSVEEYQKLLAQNEIPVVKGHLLDPEDLVIRRYILDLMCKGKTKFVSGFPFNEAILNRLEVMILEGLVTEEEDIITISPLGKSFLRNVCMQFDLKLQQSKGEKKLFSQAI, encoded by the coding sequence ATGATAGACAATACAAGCGAATCTAGACTGCAAGCATTAATCGAAAAATACAATGTTGCAGCTCCACGTTATACGAGTTACCCAACCGTTCCTTTTTGGGATAATGATCATTTTTCTCCTGATGAATGGTCTACAAGGGTCTACCATTCCTATCAAAAATCGAAAGATGCTGGAATAAGTCTTTATATCCATCTTCCGTTTTGTGAAAGTCTATGTACCTACTGTGGATGCAATACAAGAATTACAAAAAACCATAGGGTTGAAATACCATATATAACTAGTTTACTAAAAGAGTGGGGGATGTATACAGCAATATTGAAGGATGGTGCGCCTTTGATCTCTGAAATTCACCTCGGTGGAGGAACCCCTACTTTTTTTGCACCAGAACATCTTGCAAAACTGATTAACGGTATTAAAGCACAAGCTCAAATCGCTAAAGATGCGTCATTTTCATTCGAAGCGCATCCGGGTAATACGACTTATGAGCACTTAGCTGTTTTGTATCAATTAGGTTTTCGAAGATTGAGCTTAGGAATTCAAGATTTTGATCCATTAGTACAATTCACAATTAATAGAAAACAGGAAGTGGCAGATGTGCAGCGTGTGATGCGAGAGGCACGTACACTTGGCTACACTTCTATTAATTTTGATTTAATATACGGTTTGCCTAAACAGAACCTAGCGACCATAACCGATACGCTAAAAGCATCTCTAAAACTGAATCCGGATCGCATATCTTTTTATAGTTATGCCCATGTCCCTTGGATTAAACCTGGGCAGCGTCATTATACAGAAGAAGATCTACCAAGAGGCGAAGAAAAATTAGCGCTATATACAGCTGGAAAAAAATTAATACAAGAGGCTGGATATGAGGATGTCGGGATGGATCATTTTGCTAGGATAGGTGATGAGCTGTTTCTTGCCTTTCAGCAAGAAAGACTCCATCGTAATTTTATGGGATATGCCGATCGTTATCGCCCACTTCTTATTGGTTTGGGAGTGTCATCTATCAGTGATTCGTGGGATGGTTTTGCGCAAAATGCGAAAAGTGTCGAAGAGTATCAAAAACTGTTAGCACAAAATGAAATCCCTGTAGTGAAAGGGCACCTACTTGATCCAGAAGATTTGGTCATTAGGCGGTATATCCTGGACCTCATGTGTAAAGGAAAAACAAAGTTCGTTAGCGGGTTTCCTTTCAATGAAGCGATTTTAAATAGATTGGAAGTGATGATATTGGAAGGATTGGTTACGGAGGAAGAGGATATTATCACGATTTCTCCATTAGGTAAGTCCTTTTTGAGGAATGTATGTATGCAATTTGATTTGAAGCTCCAACAGTCTAAGGGAGAAAAGAAATTATTTAGTCAAGCTATTTAA
- the ettA gene encoding energy-dependent translational throttle protein EttA has translation MSDEKIIFSMAGVNKIYPPQKQVLKNIYLSFFYGAKIGVIGLNGSGKSSLLKIIAGLDKSFQGEVVFSPGYSVGYLAQEPILDPEKTVLEIVQEGVAEITAILKEYEEINEKFGLPEVYENADEMDKLLNRQGELQDIIDATNAWEIDSKLERAMDALRCPEPDAKIANLSGGERRRVAMCRLLLQEPDVLLLDEPTNHLDAESIDWLEQHLQQYKGTVIAVTHDRYFLDNVAGWILELDRGEGLPWKGNYSSWLDQKSKRLAQEEKTESKRQKTLERELEWVRMAPKARHAKSKARLHNYDKLASEETKDREEKLELFIPPGPRLGNVVIEADNISKAYGDRILFENLSFSLPPAGIVGIIGPNGAGKTTLFRLITGQEQPDTGTFKVGETVVIGYVDQNHDDLDPEKSVWENITDGNENIMLGNRSSNSRAYVSKFNFNGADQQKKVGVLSGGERNRVHLAITLKKSSNVLLLDEPTNDIDVNTLRALEEGLENFGGCAVVISHDRWFLDRICTHILAFEGDSQVRFFEGNYSEYEENRKKRLGDVTPHRLKYKKLVK, from the coding sequence ATGTCAGACGAAAAAATAATCTTTTCAATGGCGGGTGTCAACAAAATCTACCCCCCTCAAAAACAAGTTTTAAAAAATATTTACCTTTCTTTTTTCTACGGTGCAAAGATTGGTGTAATCGGTCTTAATGGTTCGGGTAAATCCTCATTATTAAAAATAATTGCCGGTTTAGATAAATCATTCCAAGGTGAAGTTGTTTTCTCTCCAGGGTATTCTGTTGGCTATTTAGCGCAAGAGCCTATTTTGGATCCTGAAAAAACTGTTTTGGAAATTGTCCAAGAGGGTGTTGCTGAAATAACTGCTATCTTAAAAGAATACGAAGAAATTAATGAAAAATTTGGCTTACCAGAAGTGTATGAAAATGCAGATGAGATGGATAAGCTTTTAAACAGACAAGGTGAGCTTCAAGATATTATTGATGCGACTAATGCTTGGGAAATTGACTCGAAATTAGAACGCGCAATGGATGCTTTACGTTGTCCTGAACCAGATGCGAAGATTGCCAATTTGTCAGGAGGTGAGCGTCGTCGTGTAGCAATGTGTCGTCTTTTACTTCAAGAACCGGATGTTTTATTGTTGGATGAGCCTACCAACCACTTGGACGCAGAGTCTATTGATTGGTTAGAACAACATTTACAACAATATAAAGGAACTGTCATTGCCGTTACCCACGATAGATACTTCTTGGATAATGTGGCTGGTTGGATCCTTGAGTTGGATCGTGGCGAAGGTCTTCCTTGGAAAGGAAATTACTCTTCTTGGTTGGATCAAAAATCAAAACGCTTAGCGCAAGAAGAGAAAACAGAATCAAAACGTCAGAAAACATTAGAGCGCGAGTTGGAATGGGTACGTATGGCGCCAAAAGCGAGACATGCCAAATCTAAAGCGCGTCTTCATAACTATGATAAATTAGCATCTGAAGAAACGAAAGATCGTGAAGAAAAATTAGAACTGTTCATCCCGCCAGGACCGCGTTTAGGAAATGTCGTGATCGAGGCGGATAATATTTCTAAAGCCTATGGTGACCGTATTTTATTTGAAAATTTAAGTTTCTCACTTCCTCCTGCTGGTATCGTAGGTATTATTGGTCCCAATGGTGCTGGTAAGACAACTTTATTCCGCCTAATCACTGGTCAAGAGCAACCGGATACCGGTACATTTAAAGTAGGTGAAACCGTTGTTATTGGATATGTAGATCAAAACCATGATGACCTTGATCCTGAGAAATCAGTATGGGAAAATATTACCGATGGTAATGAAAATATCATGCTGGGCAATCGCTCGTCAAACTCGAGAGCATATGTTTCTAAGTTCAACTTTAACGGTGCCGATCAACAAAAGAAAGTAGGTGTTTTATCAGGTGGTGAGCGTAACCGTGTACACTTGGCAATTACATTAAAGAAAAGTTCTAACGTACTGCTTTTAGATGAGCCTACCAACGATATTGACGTAAATACCTTACGTGCTTTAGAAGAAGGGTTGGAGAACTTTGGTGGTTGTGCTGTAGTCATCTCCCACGATAGATGGTTCTTAGATCGTATCTGTACACATATTCTAGCCTTTGAAGGTGATTCTCAAGTGAGATTCTTCGAGGGTAACTATTCGGAATATGAAGAAAATAGAAAGAAAAGACTTGGTGATGTTACACCACATCGTCTAAAATATAAAAAATTAGTAAAATAG
- a CDS encoding heavy metal translocating P-type ATPase: MVEIKDIQVNQSCFHCGDALLSSDYRYDDHDFCCLGCQTVYQILHDNNLKSYYRYNQHPGKSNKGEIANLAYLDEPVIADKLIDFKGEQITIVTFYIPVIHCSSCIWLLENLYKINPNVLSSQVDFMKKQASITFKHQDLSLRNLVALLISIGYEPKVTLQDIVKEGKKANSNPLIAKIAVAGFCFGNSMMLSFPEYFGLASFEKSYSLFFGYANLLFAIPVLCYSASDYFKSAFLSIRQKRLNLDVPLALGIFILFVRTAYDVITQSGAGFADTLCSLVFFILIGKWIQEKTYHHISFERDYRSYFPVAVTTIVDGKEKAIQLADLQIGDRILVRNNEIIPADALLLNGEACIDFSFVTGESKPVAKTLGEVIYAGGRQTAKAIELEVVKSVSQSYLTRLWNNENYKHYDKPFQTFIGYISKYFTIVLLLIAVSATVFWMIDQDGNKAWGAFTAVLIIACPCALALSSPFTLAAALSVFDRNKFYAKNAATVEQMATVDTVVFDKTGTISSPMVNGIAFEGFLTAEEKRLVYSSCRNSSHPLSREIVKWMEDIEAVPVNSYQESVGEGSVTHIGRAIVKIGSARFVGASKTIGEESHVFVSINGEVKGCFSMEQSWRPGLSGVIHNLKKYDLHLISGDNDHKKDVLKDLFPPTAQLMFNQSPLNKLEIINLIQENGRHICMLGDGLNDAGALKAAALGIAVSDDINNFSPGCDAILDGASFEKLPQFFDFSKDVVRVIHLSFGISLFYNVIGLSFAVQGQMSPLFAAILMPISTVTIISFTSLLTHWYAKRRGL, from the coding sequence ATGGTTGAAATTAAGGATATCCAAGTAAATCAATCTTGTTTTCATTGTGGTGACGCGCTTCTTTCGAGCGATTATAGGTACGATGATCATGATTTTTGTTGTTTAGGTTGTCAGACGGTATACCAGATTCTACATGATAATAATCTGAAAAGTTATTATCGCTACAATCAACATCCTGGTAAATCGAATAAAGGGGAAATTGCAAATCTGGCATACTTAGATGAACCAGTAATTGCTGATAAATTGATTGATTTTAAAGGGGAGCAGATTACCATCGTTACTTTTTATATCCCTGTCATTCACTGTAGCTCTTGTATTTGGTTGTTAGAAAATTTATATAAAATAAATCCAAACGTGCTATCCTCGCAGGTCGATTTTATGAAAAAACAGGCGAGTATCACATTTAAACACCAAGATCTATCGCTTCGCAATCTTGTCGCCTTATTGATAAGTATTGGCTATGAGCCTAAAGTTACCTTGCAGGATATCGTTAAAGAAGGAAAAAAAGCGAATTCAAATCCATTAATTGCTAAAATAGCAGTTGCGGGGTTTTGTTTTGGAAATTCCATGATGTTGAGTTTTCCGGAATATTTCGGACTTGCATCATTTGAAAAATCATATTCTTTGTTTTTTGGATATGCAAATTTATTATTTGCGATACCTGTACTGTGTTATAGTGCATCAGATTATTTTAAATCTGCATTTCTAAGTATTCGCCAAAAAAGATTAAATCTGGATGTACCATTGGCCTTAGGGATTTTTATCTTATTTGTGCGTACTGCGTATGATGTCATCACGCAGTCAGGAGCAGGCTTTGCAGATACGTTATGTAGTTTGGTGTTTTTTATTTTGATAGGAAAATGGATACAGGAAAAAACCTATCATCATATATCTTTTGAACGGGATTATAGGAGTTATTTTCCAGTGGCAGTCACCACGATAGTCGACGGAAAAGAAAAAGCGATACAGCTTGCTGACCTACAGATCGGAGATCGTATTCTGGTACGTAATAATGAAATAATTCCTGCTGATGCGCTATTGTTAAATGGAGAAGCTTGTATAGACTTTAGTTTTGTAACAGGAGAATCAAAACCAGTTGCCAAAACTTTGGGTGAAGTCATCTATGCAGGAGGGCGTCAAACGGCTAAAGCCATCGAGTTGGAGGTCGTCAAGTCTGTATCCCAGTCTTATTTAACCAGATTGTGGAATAATGAAAATTATAAACACTACGATAAGCCATTCCAAACCTTTATTGGGTACATCAGTAAATATTTTACGATTGTTTTATTATTGATTGCTGTTTCTGCGACAGTATTTTGGATGATAGACCAAGATGGCAACAAGGCTTGGGGTGCTTTTACAGCAGTATTGATTATTGCCTGTCCCTGTGCATTGGCATTAAGTTCTCCTTTTACCCTTGCAGCCGCTTTAAGTGTGTTCGATCGAAATAAATTTTATGCCAAAAATGCAGCAACAGTAGAACAGATGGCTACGGTCGATACCGTAGTTTTTGATAAAACAGGAACAATTTCTTCTCCAATGGTGAATGGGATTGCTTTTGAAGGTTTCTTAACCGCAGAGGAAAAAAGATTAGTATATTCTTCTTGTCGTAATTCAAGTCATCCTTTGAGCAGAGAGATCGTCAAATGGATGGAGGATATAGAAGCTGTCCCGGTAAATAGCTATCAGGAAAGTGTAGGTGAGGGGTCGGTTACGCATATTGGTAGAGCGATCGTCAAGATAGGGAGCGCCCGATTTGTCGGTGCTTCTAAAACTATTGGTGAAGAATCCCACGTATTTGTTTCGATCAATGGTGAAGTAAAAGGTTGTTTCTCCATGGAACAGTCATGGCGTCCAGGATTATCGGGTGTTATACATAACTTAAAAAAATATGATCTGCATTTGATTTCTGGTGATAATGATCATAAAAAAGATGTTTTGAAGGATCTTTTTCCACCAACAGCCCAACTCATGTTTAATCAATCGCCATTGAATAAATTGGAAATTATAAACTTAATCCAAGAAAATGGAAGACATATCTGTATGCTTGGTGATGGCTTAAATGATGCTGGAGCATTGAAGGCTGCCGCATTGGGAATCGCAGTTAGTGATGATATCAATAATTTTTCACCTGGTTGCGATGCAATTTTGGATGGTGCTTCGTTCGAAAAATTACCGCAATTTTTTGACTTTAGTAAAGATGTGGTACGTGTGATACATTTGAGTTTCGGTATTTCACTTTTCTATAATGTCATTGGGTTGAGTTTTGCCGTCCAAGGTCAGATGTCGCCATTATTTGCTGCGATATTGATGCCCATCAGTACTGTCACCATTATATCTTTTACGAGCTTGTTGACACATTGGTATGCCAAGAGGAGAGGCTTATAG
- a CDS encoding PAS domain-containing sensor histidine kinase has translation MDSAKLLEAIIDHAIDGIITIDNRGIIESINPAASSLFGYTGEEVIGNNVSMLMPEPYHSEHDSYISNYKSTGHKKIIGIGREVLGRKKDGTTFPFRLAVSEVWYKRRNIFTGFIHDLTREKLAENRLKRHAVELEQKVSERTKDLIMLVSELEKTKAEVSKSLEKEKELGQLKSRFVSMASHEFRTPLSSVQLSAALIDKYIEKPDFASVLKHTNKIKGSVQLLTSILNDFLSLEKLEAGVVTVDKKMINVVELAEEITEEMQLICKKNQHIIYQHTGAVGIFMLDANLLKNAVVNLISNAIKYSGEDTFIEFNTIVDADTCIIKVRDNGIGIPVEEQVNLFEPFFRAHNTGNIPGTGLGLNIVKRYVHLMEGTLEYKSAINEGAFFKMIFTQEK, from the coding sequence ATGGACAGTGCGAAGCTTTTAGAGGCGATTATTGATCATGCTATCGATGGGATTATTACCATTGATAATCGCGGTATTATAGAATCTATCAATCCGGCAGCTTCTAGTTTATTTGGTTACACTGGAGAAGAGGTAATAGGCAATAATGTTTCGATGTTAATGCCCGAGCCGTACCATAGTGAGCACGATAGCTATATCAGTAATTATAAAAGTACAGGTCATAAAAAAATAATCGGGATAGGAAGGGAGGTTCTTGGAAGGAAAAAAGATGGAACCACCTTCCCGTTTCGTTTGGCTGTGAGTGAGGTATGGTATAAAAGAAGAAATATTTTTACCGGATTTATTCATGACCTTACACGAGAGAAACTGGCAGAAAATCGACTAAAAAGACACGCCGTTGAACTGGAGCAAAAAGTAAGCGAAAGAACGAAGGATTTGATCATGCTGGTGTCGGAGTTGGAAAAAACAAAGGCTGAAGTCTCCAAATCCTTGGAAAAAGAAAAAGAACTTGGTCAGTTAAAATCGCGGTTCGTTTCCATGGCTTCACACGAGTTTAGAACGCCATTGAGTTCGGTGCAATTATCCGCAGCCTTAATCGATAAATATATCGAAAAACCCGATTTTGCTAGTGTGCTAAAACATACCAACAAGATCAAAGGTTCAGTTCAATTACTAACGAGCATCTTAAATGATTTTCTTTCCTTAGAAAAGCTCGAAGCTGGAGTGGTCACGGTAGATAAAAAGATGATTAATGTAGTCGAATTAGCAGAAGAAATTACTGAAGAGATGCAATTGATCTGTAAGAAAAATCAACATATCATCTATCAACATACCGGTGCCGTTGGTATATTTATGCTGGACGCTAACTTATTGAAAAATGCAGTTGTCAATTTGATTTCAAATGCCATAAAATATTCCGGAGAAGACACTTTCATTGAATTTAATACGATAGTTGACGCGGATACCTGTATTATAAAAGTGCGAGACAATGGCATTGGTATTCCTGTAGAGGAACAGGTCAATCTATTTGAACCATTTTTTAGAGCACATAATACGGGTAATATTCCGGGTACTGGACTTGGATTGAATATCGTGAAACGCTATGTTCACCTCATGGAGGGCACATTGGAATATAAATCTGCCATTAATGAAGGAGCTTTTTTTAAGATGATATTTACGCAAGAAAAATAG
- the ccoS gene encoding cbb3-type cytochrome oxidase assembly protein CcoS: MSIIFMLIGCSVFLALIFLGAFFWANKTGQHDDTYTPSVRILFDDDLEEIEPKQVLKK; the protein is encoded by the coding sequence ATGAGTATTATTTTTATGTTGATTGGGTGTAGTGTATTTCTTGCTTTAATATTTTTAGGGGCATTCTTTTGGGCTAATAAAACAGGACAGCATGATGATACCTATACACCTTCTGTCCGTATTTTATTTGATGATGATTTGGAAGAGATAGAACCTAAGCAGGTGCTTAAAAAATAG
- a CDS encoding response regulator, whose protein sequence is MEKKTILIIEDNSDIREGATEILELTGQYHVIAAENGRSGVELATTHLPDLILCDIMMPELDGYGVLYILSKNEETAHIPFIFMTAKAERSDMRKAMELGADDYLTKPFDDVELLNAIDVRFKKRGQIGEAITIKNSLYLSSEEQDFLLKELVDKSRVKVFKKKQPIYEQGDSPVFVYFVISGTVRNFLCYEDGRELSTDMQLAGTYLGYEAMLLNEKYSDNVETVDKSEIALISKEDFFELMYRKPLIAGKFIKLLTGNIRGKEEQLLGFAYGTVRKRIANALISVVEKSMDLGNDDECVIQISREGIATIAGTANETVSRILSDFRDEDLIAKEKSAIRIISVKKLRNIKQ, encoded by the coding sequence GTGGAAAAGAAGACAATACTAATTATAGAAGATAATTCAGATATCCGAGAGGGAGCGACAGAGATTTTGGAGTTAACCGGTCAATATCATGTAATCGCTGCAGAAAATGGACGCTCTGGAGTGGAACTTGCAACCACTCATTTACCTGATTTGATATTGTGCGATATTATGATGCCCGAATTGGATGGTTATGGGGTTTTATATATTCTCAGTAAAAACGAAGAAACGGCTCATATTCCATTTATTTTTATGACTGCTAAAGCTGAACGCTCGGATATGCGAAAAGCGATGGAATTGGGTGCTGATGATTATCTAACAAAACCTTTTGATGACGTCGAACTGCTAAATGCGATAGACGTTCGTTTTAAAAAACGTGGACAAATTGGAGAGGCCATCACCATCAAGAATTCTTTATACCTCAGTTCTGAAGAACAAGATTTCCTGTTAAAGGAATTGGTCGATAAATCGCGTGTTAAAGTATTTAAAAAAAAGCAACCCATTTACGAACAAGGAGATTCTCCGGTATTCGTTTATTTTGTAATAAGTGGAACTGTCAGAAATTTTCTTTGTTATGAAGATGGGCGTGAACTTTCTACAGATATGCAGTTAGCAGGTACATATCTAGGTTATGAAGCCATGTTATTGAATGAGAAATACTCCGATAATGTGGAAACTGTTGATAAATCTGAAATTGCACTCATTAGTAAGGAAGATTTTTTTGAATTGATGTACCGAAAACCACTGATAGCAGGAAAGTTTATTAAACTACTAACGGGTAATATCAGGGGAAAAGAAGAACAGCTGCTGGGATTCGCCTATGGTACCGTTCGTAAAAGAATCGCAAATGCCTTAATCAGTGTTGTTGAAAAAAGTATGGACCTGGGGAATGACGATGAATGTGTTATTCAGATATCCAGAGAGGGAATAGCGACGATTGCAGGTACTGCAAATGAAACTGTTTCTCGTATTCTTTCTGATTTTCGAGATGAAGATCTAATTGCTAAAGAGAAAAGTGCAATCCGTATTATATCGGTTAAAAAGCTTCGAAATATTAAGCAATAG
- a CDS encoding ATP-dependent Clp protease ATP-binding subunit, translated as MEAKFSPRVKDVISYSREEALRLRHDYIGTEHLLLGLIREGDGMAIKILKNIGIDTAALRLSVEEAVKSSSVSRAPIGNMPLTKQAEKVLKITYLEAKIFKSEIIGTEHLLLAILRDEDNIASQILQQYQVSYDIFKAEVEQNKTTIRDEAPGSSTGDDDYPEEEQFIQPKKVSDIKSKTPVLDNFGRDLTKAAEEGRLDPIVGREKEIERVSQILSRRKKNNPLLIGEPGVGKSAIAEGLALRIVQRKVSRVLFGKRVVTLDLASLVAGTKYRGQFEERMKAVMNELEKSPDVILFIDEIHTIVGAGGASGSLDASNMFKPALARGEIQCIGATTLDEYRQYIEKDGALDRRFQRVTIEPATHDETIEILNRIKEKYEEHHNVNYTPEAIEACVSLTTRYITDRFLPDKAIDALDEAGSRVHLTNIHVPQTIIDIEEKIEEIKLEKNRVVRSQKYEEAAKLRDTEKKLLEELDREKLAWEEETKAKRYVVTEDNVAEVVSMMTGIPVQRVSQTDSQKLLNMGDLMKNRIIGQDDAVHKLVKAIQRTRAGLKDPKKPIGSFIFLGPTGVGKTELAKELARFMFDSQDALIQIDMSEYMEKFAISRLVGAPPGYVGYEEGGQLTEKVRRKPYAVILLDEIEKAHPDVFNLLLQVLDEGQLTDSLGRKVDFRNTIIIMTSNIGARQLKEFGQGVGFTTAAKTTQADSHSRTVIETALKRAFAPEFLNRIDDVIVFNSLSKENIFKIIDIELQSLFGRITDLGYTIDLSDVAKDFIAEKGYDTNFGARPLKRAIQKYLEDPIAEEILKGDIKSGDRLKVDLNTETKEIEVVADRSERPIEPADKKED; from the coding sequence ATGGAAGCAAAATTTTCACCGCGCGTAAAAGATGTCATATCGTACAGTAGAGAAGAGGCTTTGAGATTGCGTCACGATTATATTGGTACGGAACATTTATTGTTAGGTCTGATTCGTGAAGGTGATGGCATGGCAATCAAGATTCTGAAAAATATCGGAATCGATACTGCAGCTTTACGTCTATCTGTAGAGGAGGCCGTGAAAAGCTCATCTGTATCTCGCGCTCCTATTGGCAATATGCCACTTACAAAACAAGCAGAAAAAGTACTTAAAATCACATATTTAGAAGCTAAGATTTTTAAAAGTGAAATCATAGGAACAGAACATTTATTATTGGCAATTTTAAGAGATGAGGATAATATCGCTTCTCAAATATTGCAGCAATATCAAGTGAGTTATGATATCTTCAAAGCGGAAGTAGAACAAAATAAGACAACAATTCGTGATGAGGCTCCAGGATCGTCGACTGGTGATGACGATTACCCTGAGGAAGAGCAATTCATTCAACCTAAAAAGGTCTCTGATATTAAATCTAAAACTCCGGTTTTGGATAACTTCGGACGTGACTTAACAAAAGCCGCAGAGGAAGGTCGTCTTGACCCTATCGTAGGTCGTGAAAAAGAAATAGAACGCGTTTCTCAGATTTTATCACGTCGTAAGAAAAACAATCCGTTGTTAATCGGAGAACCGGGTGTTGGTAAATCTGCGATTGCAGAAGGACTTGCACTACGTATTGTACAACGTAAGGTATCACGTGTTTTATTCGGAAAACGAGTTGTCACACTTGACTTAGCCTCTTTAGTTGCTGGCACGAAATATCGTGGTCAGTTTGAAGAGCGTATGAAAGCGGTGATGAACGAATTGGAGAAATCACCTGATGTGATCTTATTTATCGATGAAATTCACACTATCGTGGGTGCTGGTGGAGCTTCGGGTTCATTGGATGCATCCAACATGTTCAAGCCAGCATTGGCGAGGGGTGAAATTCAATGTATCGGTGCTACAACATTAGATGAGTATCGCCAATACATCGAGAAAGATGGTGCTTTGGATCGTCGTTTTCAACGCGTAACCATTGAGCCAGCGACTCATGATGAAACGATTGAAATTTTAAATCGTATTAAAGAAAAATACGAGGAGCATCATAATGTAAACTATACTCCGGAGGCTATTGAGGCTTGTGTAAGCTTAACGACTCGTTATATAACCGATCGTTTCTTACCTGATAAAGCTATCGATGCATTGGATGAGGCTGGTTCTCGTGTGCATTTGACGAACATACATGTTCCACAAACGATTATTGATATCGAAGAGAAAATCGAAGAAATCAAATTAGAGAAAAATCGTGTGGTTCGTAGTCAAAAATATGAAGAAGCTGCTAAGTTACGTGACACTGAGAAAAAACTGTTGGAGGAACTCGACCGTGAAAAATTAGCATGGGAAGAAGAAACTAAAGCGAAACGTTATGTCGTAACTGAAGATAATGTTGCTGAAGTTGTTTCGATGATGACGGGTATTCCTGTACAACGTGTGAGCCAAACAGATAGTCAAAAGCTATTGAACATGGGTGACTTGATGAAAAATAGAATCATTGGACAAGATGACGCTGTACATAAATTAGTGAAAGCTATCCAACGTACACGTGCAGGTTTAAAAGACCCGAAAAAACCAATCGGTTCATTCATTTTCCTTGGTCCTACTGGTGTTGGTAAAACCGAGCTAGCAAAAGAGTTAGCGCGCTTTATGTTTGATTCTCAAGATGCGTTGATTCAAATCGACATGAGTGAGTACATGGAGAAATTTGCGATTTCCCGTTTAGTGGGAGCGCCTCCGGGATATGTGGGTTATGAAGAAGGTGGACAATTAACAGAGAAAGTCCGTCGTAAACCATACGCCGTCATCTTATTGGATGAGATTGAAAAAGCACATCCTGATGTCTTCAACTTGTTGTTGCAGGTATTGGACGAAGGTCAATTGACAGATAGTTTAGGTCGTAAAGTTGATTTTAGAAATACAATCATCATCATGACTTCAAATATCGGAGCACGTCAATTAAAAGAATTTGGTCAAGGTGTTGGATTTACCACTGCGGCAAAAACTACACAGGCGGATTCACATTCTAGAACTGTTATCGAAACAGCTTTAAAACGTGCATTTGCTCCCGAGTTCTTAAACCGTATTGATGATGTAATTGTCTTCAACTCGTTATCTAAGGAGAATATCTTTAAAATCATTGATATTGAATTGCAATCTCTTTTTGGTCGAATTACAGATTTAGGCTATACGATAGACTTGAGTGATGTTGCTAAAGATTTTATTGCAGAGAAAGGATATGATACTAATTTTGGAGCCCGTCCATTAAAACGAGCAATCCAGAAGTATTTGGAAGATCCAATCGCTGAGGAAATATTAAAAGGTGATATCAAATCTGGCGATCGTCTAAAAGTCGATTTAAATACTGAAACGAAAGAAATTGAAGTAGTTGCCGATCGTTCTGAAAGACCAATCGAGCCTGCTGATAAGAAAGAAGATTAA